The following are encoded together in the Bacillus cereus group sp. RP43 genome:
- the icd gene encoding NADP-dependent isocitrate dehydrogenase, whose amino-acid sequence MTTGEKITVTNGVMNVPNNPIIPFIEGDGIGPDIWAAASRVIEAAVEKAYDGEKKIVWKEVLAGEKAFNQTGEWLPEETLNLIREYLIAIKGPLTTPVGGGIRSLNVALRQELDLYVCLRPVRYFEGVPSPVKRPEDTDMVIFRENTEDIYAGIEYAQGSPEAEKVLAFLKEAMGVNKIRFPETSGIGIKPISEEGTKRLVRAAIQYAINEKRSSVTLVHKGNIMKFTEGAFKNWGYEVAEQEFGDKVFTWAEYDRIVEKDGKDAANKAMADAEVAGKIIVKDSIADIFLQQILTRPREFDVVATMNLNGDYISDALAAQVGGIGIAPGANINYVTGHAIFEATHGTAPKYAGLDKVNPSSVLLSGVLLLEHLGWNEAANLVTDSVEKTIESKVVTYDFARLMEGATEVKCSEFANELIKNMDVAIIKNA is encoded by the coding sequence TTGACGACAGGTGAAAAAATTACTGTAACTAATGGTGTTATGAATGTACCAAACAATCCGATTATTCCATTTATCGAAGGAGATGGAATTGGTCCTGATATTTGGGCTGCAGCATCTCGCGTAATAGAAGCAGCAGTTGAGAAAGCTTATGATGGTGAGAAGAAAATCGTTTGGAAAGAAGTGCTTGCAGGGGAAAAAGCATTCAACCAAACAGGCGAGTGGTTACCAGAAGAGACTTTAAATTTAATTCGTGAATATTTAATCGCAATTAAAGGTCCACTTACAACTCCAGTTGGCGGTGGTATTCGTTCTCTAAACGTTGCGCTTCGTCAAGAATTAGATTTATATGTATGTCTACGTCCAGTTCGTTACTTTGAAGGTGTTCCTTCACCTGTAAAACGTCCGGAAGATACTGATATGGTTATTTTCCGTGAAAATACAGAAGACATTTATGCTGGAATTGAATATGCACAAGGTTCTCCAGAAGCAGAAAAAGTTCTTGCTTTCTTAAAAGAAGCAATGGGTGTTAATAAAATCCGCTTCCCAGAAACATCAGGGATTGGTATTAAACCAATTTCAGAGGAAGGGACAAAGCGTCTTGTTCGTGCTGCAATTCAATATGCAATTAACGAAAAACGTTCTTCTGTTACATTAGTTCATAAAGGAAACATTATGAAATTTACAGAAGGTGCTTTCAAAAACTGGGGTTACGAAGTAGCGGAACAAGAATTCGGCGACAAAGTATTTACTTGGGCTGAATATGATCGCATTGTTGAAAAAGATGGAAAAGATGCAGCGAATAAAGCGATGGCAGACGCAGAAGTGGCTGGGAAAATCATCGTAAAAGATTCTATTGCAGATATCTTCTTACAACAAATTTTAACTCGTCCACGTGAGTTTGATGTTGTTGCAACAATGAACTTAAACGGAGACTACATCTCTGATGCACTTGCTGCGCAAGTAGGTGGAATTGGTATTGCACCTGGTGCAAACATTAACTATGTGACTGGACATGCTATCTTTGAAGCTACACATGGTACAGCTCCAAAATATGCAGGTTTAGATAAAGTAAACCCATCTTCAGTTCTTCTTTCAGGTGTACTATTATTAGAGCACTTAGGATGGAACGAAGCTGCGAATTTAGTAACTGATTCAGTTGAGAAAACAATTGAATCAAAAGTAGTAACTTATGATTTCGCACGCTTAATGGAAGGTGCAACAGAAGTGAAATGTTCTGAGTTCGCTAATGAACTTATTAAAAACATGGATGTAGCGATAATCAAAAACGCATAA
- the mdh gene encoding malate dehydrogenase, with amino-acid sequence MTIKRKKVSVIGAGFTGATTAFLLAQKELADVVLVDIPQLENPTKGKALDMLEASPVQGFDANIIGTSDYADTADSDVVVITAGIARKPGMSRDDLVATNSKIMKSITRDIAKHSPNAIIVVLTNPVDAMTYSVFKEAGFPKERVIGQSGVLDTARFRTFISQELNLSVKDITGFVLGGHGDDMVPLVRYSYAGGIPLETLIPKERLEAIVERTRKGGGEIVGLLGNGSAYYAPAASLVEMTEAILKDQRRVLPAIAYLEGEYGYSDLYLGVPVILGGNGIEKIIELELLEDEKEALDRSVESVRNVMKVLV; translated from the coding sequence ATGACAATCAAACGCAAGAAAGTTTCAGTCATCGGTGCAGGATTTACAGGAGCAACAACAGCATTCTTATTAGCACAAAAAGAACTTGCAGATGTTGTATTAGTGGACATTCCACAGCTGGAAAATCCAACAAAAGGGAAAGCGTTAGATATGTTAGAAGCGAGCCCAGTACAAGGTTTTGATGCTAACATTATTGGTACATCTGATTACGCAGATACTGCTGATTCTGACGTTGTCGTTATTACAGCTGGTATTGCGCGTAAGCCTGGTATGAGCCGTGATGACTTAGTAGCAACAAACTCTAAAATTATGAAAAGTATTACGCGCGACATTGCAAAACATTCACCAAATGCGATTATTGTTGTATTAACAAATCCGGTTGATGCAATGACATATTCTGTATTTAAAGAAGCAGGATTCCCGAAAGAGCGTGTTATCGGTCAATCGGGCGTATTAGATACAGCTCGTTTCCGTACATTCATTTCACAAGAATTAAATCTTTCTGTGAAAGACATTACAGGATTTGTTCTTGGTGGACATGGTGACGATATGGTACCTCTTGTACGCTACTCCTATGCAGGTGGCATTCCGTTAGAAACATTAATTCCGAAAGAACGTTTAGAAGCAATCGTAGAACGTACACGTAAAGGTGGCGGTGAGATTGTAGGCTTATTAGGGAACGGTAGTGCATATTATGCGCCAGCAGCTTCTTTAGTTGAAATGACAGAAGCAATCTTGAAAGATCAACGCCGTGTATTACCTGCTATTGCATACCTTGAAGGTGAGTATGGTTATAGTGACCTTTACTTAGGGGTACCAGTAATTCTGGGTGGTAACGGAATTGAAAAAATTATTGAATTAGAACTTCTTGAAGATGAAAAAGAAGCGTTAGATCGCTCTGTAGAATCTGTACGTAACGTTATGAAAGTTCTTGTTTAA
- a CDS encoding MaoC/PaaZ C-terminal domain-containing protein has translation MLKKKVQIGRRMDEITVGEKLSITEKIEDKDLLLYLGLTNDANPLYIQHDYASQTPYEKPIVPSIMLTGLITTAVTKYLPGPGSHITRKDLTFVKHVHHYETLQIHFEVVTVSEEEHTIDMLVFAHDEKGETVVKGSLTVTPPFKSVSIMEKALDNF, from the coding sequence ATGTTAAAGAAAAAAGTTCAAATTGGTCGTAGAATGGATGAAATTACAGTAGGAGAGAAATTATCTATCACTGAAAAAATTGAGGATAAAGATTTGTTATTGTACTTAGGGTTAACGAATGATGCCAATCCATTATATATTCAGCATGATTACGCATCCCAAACTCCGTATGAAAAGCCGATTGTACCAAGCATTATGCTAACGGGGCTGATTACAACGGCGGTTACGAAATATTTACCAGGTCCAGGTAGTCATATTACTAGGAAGGACCTTACGTTCGTGAAACATGTTCACCATTATGAAACGTTACAAATCCACTTTGAAGTTGTGACTGTTTCAGAGGAGGAACATACAATTGATATGCTTGTATTTGCTCATGATGAAAAAGGAGAAACTGTTGTAAAAGGTTCATTAACAGTAACACCACCTTTTAAATCTGTTTCTATTATGGAAAAAGCATTAGATAATTTTTAA
- the phoP gene encoding two-component system response regulator PhoP — protein sequence MNNRILVVDDEEFILTLIEFNLQQAGFEVITAMDGEMAFQKATTERPDLIILDLMLPKMDGMEVCKELRLQRVMTPILMLTAKDDEFDKVLGLELGADDYMTKPFSPREVVARVKAILRRTKLQQEEQVSEAPDEDSILIAELKILPEFYEAYFQGRKLELTPKEFELLVYLAKNKSRVLTRDQLLSAVWNYDFAGDTRIVDVHISHLRDKIEQNTKKPTYIKTIRGLGYKLEEPKGDE from the coding sequence ATGAACAATCGTATTTTAGTAGTTGATGATGAGGAATTTATCTTAACTTTAATTGAATTTAATTTACAACAAGCTGGGTTTGAAGTTATAACAGCGATGGATGGAGAAATGGCGTTTCAAAAAGCGACAACAGAACGTCCAGATTTAATTATATTAGATTTGATGCTTCCGAAAATGGATGGTATGGAAGTTTGTAAAGAATTACGATTGCAGCGTGTTATGACGCCGATTTTAATGCTAACAGCAAAAGATGATGAATTTGATAAGGTGCTGGGTCTTGAGCTTGGGGCTGATGATTATATGACAAAGCCGTTTAGCCCAAGGGAAGTTGTTGCTCGTGTGAAGGCGATTTTGCGCCGTACGAAATTACAGCAAGAAGAACAAGTTTCGGAAGCACCAGATGAAGATAGTATCCTAATTGCAGAGCTTAAAATTTTACCGGAGTTTTATGAAGCGTACTTCCAAGGAAGGAAACTGGAATTAACACCGAAAGAATTTGAATTACTTGTTTATCTTGCGAAAAATAAAAGTCGTGTATTAACTCGTGATCAATTATTGAGTGCTGTATGGAATTATGATTTTGCCGGTGATACAAGAATTGTTGATGTCCATATTAGCCATTTGCGCGATAAAATTGAACAAAATACGAAAAAACCGACGTACATTAAAACGATACGTGGTTTAGGTTATAAATTAGAGGAGCCAAAAGGGGATGAATAA
- the phoR gene encoding sensory box histidine kinase PhoR, translating to MNKFRSRLLFTFVSLIVFILVGLGVLLETVFENYYIDHAKERMVKETQYVAVLAEEQGFDAVLKKPYVFEKLEEKIPASIIFVDEKKKVQYSRGQQSAFSQEMIKELSSETAKQRNKVITKEADQKNEFYHAVFVQDVEGKQGYILVKSTIDTLRDVHQKTWGLLIIGFVIACLVVVFLGVKITGQYIRPIESVTKVAIELAKGNYKARAYESHSDETGMLSKAINILARNLQEMTLEQEMQQDRLHTLIENMGSGMILIDSRGYINLVNRSYKETFHVTDEEYLNRLYYESFHHTEIIELVEEIFMTEVKVRKQMLLPLGIERKHFEVYGAPIIGTNHEWKGIVLVFHDITELKKLEQMRKDFLANVSHELKTPITSIKGFSETLLDGAMDNKRFCEHFLHIILKESERMQGLIEDLLDLSKIEQQGFKLNMGTVDMKGLLEDIHMVLDNKAGEKEISLQVNVLKRVSVIGDPSRLKQIFINLINNAIVYTPAGGIVSVELAEDKYNAYIKVSDTGIGISKEEIPRIFERFYRVDKARSRNTGGTGLGLSIVKHLVEAHQGTITVDSEVGEGTTFTVVLPKSATEK from the coding sequence ATGAATAAATTTCGTTCCAGGCTTCTTTTTACATTTGTTTCTCTTATCGTTTTTATTTTAGTTGGACTAGGTGTATTATTAGAAACTGTATTTGAAAACTACTATATAGACCATGCTAAAGAGAGAATGGTAAAAGAGACACAGTATGTTGCGGTATTAGCAGAAGAGCAAGGGTTTGATGCTGTTTTAAAAAAGCCTTATGTATTTGAAAAGTTAGAGGAAAAAATACCAGCTTCTATTATATTTGTGGATGAAAAAAAGAAAGTTCAATATAGCAGAGGACAACAATCTGCATTTAGCCAAGAGATGATTAAAGAACTTTCTTCTGAAACAGCAAAGCAAAGAAATAAAGTCATTACGAAAGAAGCAGATCAAAAGAATGAATTTTATCATGCGGTGTTCGTCCAGGATGTAGAAGGGAAACAAGGATACATTTTGGTGAAAAGTACAATTGATACTTTGAGGGACGTTCACCAAAAAACGTGGGGATTATTAATTATCGGATTTGTCATTGCTTGTCTCGTAGTTGTATTCCTTGGGGTGAAAATTACAGGGCAATATATTAGACCGATTGAATCAGTCACGAAAGTTGCGATTGAACTAGCGAAGGGTAATTATAAAGCGCGTGCATATGAAAGTCATTCGGATGAAACAGGAATGCTGAGTAAAGCAATTAATATTTTAGCGCGCAATTTACAAGAGATGACACTCGAACAAGAAATGCAACAAGATCGTTTGCACACATTAATTGAGAATATGGGAAGCGGAATGATATTAATTGATAGCCGTGGTTATATAAACCTTGTAAATCGTTCTTATAAGGAGACTTTCCACGTAACTGATGAAGAATATTTAAATCGTTTATATTATGAATCGTTTCATCATACGGAAATTATTGAGCTTGTGGAAGAAATTTTTATGACAGAAGTGAAAGTGCGTAAACAAATGTTATTGCCGCTTGGTATTGAGCGAAAGCATTTCGAGGTATATGGAGCGCCAATTATTGGGACGAACCATGAGTGGAAAGGGATTGTTCTCGTATTCCATGACATTACTGAGCTGAAGAAATTAGAACAAATGAGAAAAGACTTTTTAGCCAATGTTTCTCATGAATTGAAGACACCGATTACTTCTATTAAAGGCTTTTCAGAAACGCTCTTGGATGGGGCGATGGATAACAAAAGATTTTGTGAACATTTCTTGCATATTATTCTAAAAGAAAGTGAACGCATGCAAGGATTAATTGAAGATTTATTAGATTTGTCAAAGATCGAGCAACAAGGATTTAAGTTAAATATGGGTACGGTTGATATGAAGGGACTTCTTGAAGACATACACATGGTGCTTGATAATAAGGCAGGCGAAAAAGAAATCTCTTTACAAGTGAATGTATTAAAACGTGTTTCTGTCATTGGAGATCCAAGTCGTTTGAAACAAATCTTTATTAATTTAATTAATAATGCAATCGTATATACACCTGCTGGAGGCATTGTTTCTGTAGAGTTAGCAGAAGATAAATATAATGCTTATATAAAAGTATCAGATACTGGAATTGGTATTAGTAAAGAAGAAATCCCTCGTATATTTGAACGTTTTTATCGAGTTGATAAAGCGAGAAGTAGAAATACGGGTGGAACGGGTCTTGGTTTATCAATTGTAAAGCATTTAGTTGAAGCACATCAAGGTACGATTACAGTGGATAGTGAGGTTGGGGAAGGAACAACATTTACAGTTGTTTTACCAAAATCAGCCACTGAAAAATAG